One genomic segment of Homo sapiens chromosome 14, GRCh38.p14 Primary Assembly includes these proteins:
- the DHRS2 gene encoding dehydrogenase/reductase SDR family member 2, mitochondrial isoform X1: MLSAVARGYQGWFHPCARLSVRMSSTGIDRKGVLANRVAVVTGSTSGIGFAIARRLARDGAHVVISSRKQQNVDRAMAKLQGEGLSVAGIVCHVGKAEDREQLVAKALEHCGGVDFLVCSAGVNPLVGSTLGTSEQIWDKILSVNVKSPALLLSQLLPYMENRRGAVILVSSIAAYNPVVALGVYNVSKTALLGLTRTLALELAPKDIRVNCVVPGIIKTDFSKVFHGNESLWKNFKEHHQLQRIGESEDCAGIVSFLCSPDASYVNGENIAVAGYSTRL; this comes from the exons ATGCTGTCAGCAGTTGCCCGGGGCTACCAGGGCTGGTTTCATCCCTGTGCTAGGCTTTCTGTGAGGATGAGCAGCACCGGGATAGACAGGAAGGGCGTCCTGGCTAACCGGGTAGCCGTGGTCACGGGGTCCACCAGTGG GATCGGCTTTGCCATCGCCCGACGTCTGGCCCGGGACGGGGCCCACGTGGTCATCAGCAGCCGGAAGCAGCAGAACGTGGACCGGGCCATGGCCAAGCTGCAGGGGGAGGGGCTGAGTGTGGCGGGCATTGTGTGCCACGTGGGGAAGGCTGAGGACCGGGAGCAGCTGGTGGCCAAG GCCCTGGAGCACTGTGGGGGCGTCGACTTCCTGGTGTGCAGCGCAGGGGTCAACCCTCTGGTAGGGAGCACTCTGGGGACCAGTGAGCAGATCTGGGACAAG ATCCTAAGTGTGAACGTGAAGTCCCCAGCCCTGCTGCTGAGCCAGTTGCTGCCCTACATGGAGAACAG GAGGGGTGCTGTCATCCTGGTCTCTTCCATTGCAGCTTATAATCCAGTAGTG GCGCTGGGTGTCTACAATGTCAGCAAGACAGCGCTGCTGGGTCTCACTAGAACACTGGCATTGGAGCTGGCCCCCAAGGACATCCGGGTAAACTGCGTGGTTCCAGGAATTATCAAAACTGACTTCAGCAAAGTG TTTCATGGGAATGAGTCTCTCTGGAAGAACTTCAAGGAACATCATCAGCTGCAGAG GATTGGGGAGTCAGAGGACTGTGCAGGAATCGTGTCCTTCCTGTGCTCTCCAGATGCCAGCTACGTCAACGGGGAGAACATTGCGGTGGCAGGCTACTCCACTCGGCTCTGA
- the DHRS2 gene encoding dehydrogenase/reductase SDR family member 2, mitochondrial isoform 1 (isoform 1 is encoded by transcript variant 1) yields the protein MLSAVARGYQGWFHPCARLSVRMSSTGIDRKGVLANRVAVVTGSTSGIGFAIARRLARDGAHVVISSRKQQNVDRAMAKLQGEGLSVAGIVCHVGKAEDREQLVAKALEHCGGVDFLVCSAGVNPLVGSTLGTSEQIWDKILSVNVKSPALLLSQLLPYMENRRGAVILVSSIAAYNPVVALGVYNVSKTALLGLTRTLALELAPKDIRVNCVVPGIIKTDFSKVVRIGFMGMSLSGRTSRNIISCRGLGSQRTVQESCPSCALQMPATSTGRTLRWQATPLGSERSGGGCVAVVPGPGA from the exons ATGCTGTCAGCAGTTGCCCGGGGCTACCAGGGCTGGTTTCATCCCTGTGCTAGGCTTTCTGTGAGGATGAGCAGCACCGGGATAGACAGGAAGGGCGTCCTGGCTAACCGGGTAGCCGTGGTCACGGGGTCCACCAGTGG GATCGGCTTTGCCATCGCCCGACGTCTGGCCCGGGACGGGGCCCACGTGGTCATCAGCAGCCGGAAGCAGCAGAACGTGGACCGGGCCATGGCCAAGCTGCAGGGGGAGGGGCTGAGTGTGGCGGGCATTGTGTGCCACGTGGGGAAGGCTGAGGACCGGGAGCAGCTGGTGGCCAAG GCCCTGGAGCACTGTGGGGGCGTCGACTTCCTGGTGTGCAGCGCAGGGGTCAACCCTCTGGTAGGGAGCACTCTGGGGACCAGTGAGCAGATCTGGGACAAG ATCCTAAGTGTGAACGTGAAGTCCCCAGCCCTGCTGCTGAGCCAGTTGCTGCCCTACATGGAGAACAG GAGGGGTGCTGTCATCCTGGTCTCTTCCATTGCAGCTTATAATCCAGTAGTG GCGCTGGGTGTCTACAATGTCAGCAAGACAGCGCTGCTGGGTCTCACTAGAACACTGGCATTGGAGCTGGCCCCCAAGGACATCCGGGTAAACTGCGTGGTTCCAGGAATTATCAAAACTGACTTCAGCAAAGTGGTGAGGATTGG TTTCATGGGAATGAGTCTCTCTGGAAGAACTTCAAGGAACATCATCAGCTGCAGAG GATTGGGGAGTCAGAGGACTGTGCAGGAATCGTGTCCTTCCTGTGCTCTCCAGATGCCAGCTACGTCAACGGGGAGAACATTGCGGTGGCAGGCTACTCCACTCGGCTCTGAGAGGAGTGGGGGCGGCTGCGTAGCTGTGGTCCCAGGCCCAGGAGCCTGA
- the DHRS2 gene encoding dehydrogenase/reductase SDR family member 2, mitochondrial isoform 3 (isoform 3 is encoded by transcript variant 3): MLSAVARGYQGWFHPCARLSVRMSSTGIDRKGVLANRVAVVTGSTSGIGFAIARRLARDGAHVVISSRKQQNVDRAMAKLQGEGLSVAGIVCHVGKAEDREQLVAKALEHCGGVDFLVCSAGVNPLVGSTLGTSEQIWDKGPQGGTHF, encoded by the exons ATGCTGTCAGCAGTTGCCCGGGGCTACCAGGGCTGGTTTCATCCCTGTGCTAGGCTTTCTGTGAGGATGAGCAGCACCGGGATAGACAGGAAGGGCGTCCTGGCTAACCGGGTAGCCGTGGTCACGGGGTCCACCAGTGG GATCGGCTTTGCCATCGCCCGACGTCTGGCCCGGGACGGGGCCCACGTGGTCATCAGCAGCCGGAAGCAGCAGAACGTGGACCGGGCCATGGCCAAGCTGCAGGGGGAGGGGCTGAGTGTGGCGGGCATTGTGTGCCACGTGGGGAAGGCTGAGGACCGGGAGCAGCTGGTGGCCAAG GCCCTGGAGCACTGTGGGGGCGTCGACTTCCTGGTGTGCAGCGCAGGGGTCAACCCTCTGGTAGGGAGCACTCTGGGGACCAGTGAGCAGATCTGGGACAAG GGACCTCAGGGTGGTACCCACTTCTGA
- the DHRS2 gene encoding dehydrogenase/reductase SDR family member 2, mitochondrial isoform X2, with translation MAKLQGEGLSVAGIVCHVGKAEDREQLVAKALEHCGGVDFLVCSAGVNPLVGSTLGTSEQIWDKILSVNVKSPALLLSQLLPYMENRRGAVILVSSIAAYNPVVALGVYNVSKTALLGLTRTLALELAPKDIRVNCVVPGIIKTDFSKVFHGNESLWKNFKEHHQLQRIGESEDCAGIVSFLCSPDASYVNGENIAVAGYSTRL, from the exons ATGGCCAAGCTGCAGGGGGAGGGGCTGAGTGTGGCGGGCATTGTGTGCCACGTGGGGAAGGCTGAGGACCGGGAGCAGCTGGTGGCCAAG GCCCTGGAGCACTGTGGGGGCGTCGACTTCCTGGTGTGCAGCGCAGGGGTCAACCCTCTGGTAGGGAGCACTCTGGGGACCAGTGAGCAGATCTGGGACAAG ATCCTAAGTGTGAACGTGAAGTCCCCAGCCCTGCTGCTGAGCCAGTTGCTGCCCTACATGGAGAACAG GAGGGGTGCTGTCATCCTGGTCTCTTCCATTGCAGCTTATAATCCAGTAGTG GCGCTGGGTGTCTACAATGTCAGCAAGACAGCGCTGCTGGGTCTCACTAGAACACTGGCATTGGAGCTGGCCCCCAAGGACATCCGGGTAAACTGCGTGGTTCCAGGAATTATCAAAACTGACTTCAGCAAAGTG TTTCATGGGAATGAGTCTCTCTGGAAGAACTTCAAGGAACATCATCAGCTGCAGAG GATTGGGGAGTCAGAGGACTGTGCAGGAATCGTGTCCTTCCTGTGCTCTCCAGATGCCAGCTACGTCAACGGGGAGAACATTGCGGTGGCAGGCTACTCCACTCGGCTCTGA